The Peribacillus sp. FSL E2-0218 genome contains a region encoding:
- a CDS encoding thiamine pyrophosphate-dependent dehydrogenase E1 component subunit alpha, with protein sequence MVENRHLQAGLSDEEVLEMFKVMLLARRIDERMWLLNRSGKIPFVVSCQGQEASQVGAAFALNREKDYVLPYYRDLGVVLAFGMTARDLMLSSFAKAEDPNSGGRQMPGHFGQKKNRIVTGSSPVTTQVPHAVGIALAAKMEGQDIVSFVTFGEGSSNQGDFHEGANFAGVHKLPVILMCENNQYAISIPLERQLACGKVSDRAIGYGMPGVTVDGNDPIAVYLAVKEAADRGRRGEGPSLIEAVSYRLTPHSSDDDDSQYRSADEVSEAKKIDSIITFGAYLKATGVMDDEMEKQINDEIMKVVNEATDYAEEAPFATEDTLSKYVYANE encoded by the coding sequence ATGGTAGAGAACCGTCATCTACAGGCTGGACTCAGTGATGAGGAAGTGCTTGAGATGTTTAAAGTGATGTTGCTGGCAAGACGTATAGATGAACGGATGTGGTTGCTGAACCGTTCTGGTAAGATTCCATTTGTCGTTTCTTGTCAGGGGCAGGAAGCCTCTCAGGTGGGGGCGGCGTTTGCATTGAATCGTGAAAAGGACTACGTTCTTCCATATTATCGCGACCTTGGGGTCGTTTTAGCGTTTGGGATGACAGCGAGGGACTTAATGTTATCCAGTTTTGCAAAAGCCGAAGATCCAAATTCAGGGGGCAGGCAAATGCCAGGCCATTTCGGACAAAAGAAAAACCGGATCGTGACGGGTTCTTCACCAGTGACGACTCAAGTGCCGCATGCTGTGGGGATTGCCCTCGCTGCAAAAATGGAAGGACAAGATATCGTTTCCTTCGTCACATTTGGAGAAGGTTCATCAAACCAAGGTGACTTCCATGAAGGTGCGAATTTTGCTGGTGTTCACAAACTTCCGGTAATTTTGATGTGCGAAAATAATCAATATGCGATTTCCATCCCGCTGGAAAGACAATTGGCTTGTGGGAAAGTGTCGGATCGCGCCATTGGGTATGGCATGCCAGGAGTGACGGTCGATGGAAACGATCCGATCGCAGTATACCTGGCGGTGAAAGAAGCGGCCGATAGAGGCAGGCGAGGTGAAGGGCCAAGCTTGATCGAGGCGGTTTCCTACAGGCTTACACCTCACTCAAGCGATGATGATGACAGTCAATACAGGTCGGCCGATGAAGTATCGGAGGCAAAAAAAATAGATTCGATCATTACATTTGGAGCTTATTTAAAGGCCACAGGGGTCATGGATGACGAAATGGAGAAACAGATCAATGATGAAATAATGAAAGTTGTAAACGAAGCGACTGATTACGCAGAAGAAGCTCCATTTGCAACGGAAGATACACTCTCAAAATACGTTTATGCTAATGAGTAA
- a CDS encoding alpha-ketoacid dehydrogenase subunit beta, giving the protein MAVISYIDAVIMAIREEMERDSRVFVLGEDVGRKGGVFKATSGLYEQFGEQRVIDTPLAESAIAGVGIGAAMYGMRPIAEMQFADFIMPAINQIISEAAKIRYRSNNDWQCPIVIRAPYGGGVHGALYHSQSVEAIFANQPGLKIVMPSTPYDVKGLLKAAIRDEDPVLFFEHKRAYRLIKEEVPDDDYVLPIGKADIKRDGDDVTVITYGLCVHFALQAAEKLASDGISVHILDLRTVYPLDQEAIIEAAAKTGKVLLITEDNKEGSIISEVSAIIAENCLFDLDAPIMRLAGPDVPAMPYSPALEKSFMVNPEKVEKALRDLAAY; this is encoded by the coding sequence ATGGCAGTAATATCATATATAGATGCAGTGATAATGGCGATACGTGAAGAAATGGAACGTGATTCCCGTGTATTTGTCCTAGGAGAGGACGTTGGAAGGAAAGGCGGCGTGTTCAAGGCGACATCAGGCTTGTATGAACAATTCGGGGAACAGCGTGTCATTGACACCCCGCTTGCTGAATCGGCCATCGCCGGAGTGGGCATTGGAGCGGCGATGTATGGGATGAGGCCGATTGCGGAAATGCAATTCGCCGATTTCATCATGCCTGCAATCAACCAAATCATATCGGAAGCGGCAAAAATCCGTTACCGGTCAAATAACGACTGGCAATGTCCTATCGTCATCAGGGCCCCATACGGCGGAGGGGTACATGGGGCTCTATATCATTCGCAATCCGTCGAAGCGATTTTTGCCAATCAACCGGGGCTGAAAATCGTCATGCCTTCCACACCTTATGATGTAAAGGGATTGTTGAAGGCGGCCATCCGCGATGAGGATCCGGTCCTGTTCTTTGAACATAAGCGTGCTTACCGTTTAATTAAAGAGGAAGTGCCTGACGATGATTATGTTTTACCGATTGGAAAAGCGGATATCAAGCGTGATGGTGATGATGTAACCGTGATTACATACGGCCTTTGTGTTCATTTTGCCCTACAAGCAGCGGAAAAGCTGGCCAGTGACGGCATTTCCGTTCATATACTTGACTTAAGAACCGTTTATCCTCTGGATCAAGAGGCGATCATTGAAGCAGCCGCAAAAACGGGAAAAGTGCTTTTAATTACGGAGGATAATAAAGAAGGAAGCATCATTAGTGAAGTGTCGGCGATCATTGCGGAAAATTGCCTCTTTGATTTGGATGCCCCCATCATGAGACTGGCTGGGCCTGATGTACCTGCCATGCCATATTCGCCAGCATTGGAAAAGTCCTTCATGGTGAACCCAGAAAAAGTGGAAAAGGCATTGCGTGACCTAGCTGCCTATTAA
- a CDS encoding aminoglycoside 6-adenylyltransferase, whose protein sequence is MRSEEEMMSLIIHVAERDDRIRAVCMNGSRTNASVPKDVLQDYDIVYLVSDIESFRMNPGWIDDFGERIILQTPEDMCLFPPSLGGRFSYLMLFMDGNRIDLQLVPIEQKERYCREDKLTTVLMDKTGCLPVLPPPTDEGYWVKKPTVELYNDCCNEFWWVSTYVAKGLWRKEILYAQEHLGQIRKMFIQMLEWQVGIETDYSVSVGKCGKYLEKFLSEESWSQLLSTYADGRDESVWQALFSICRSFEQTAMLVGKRLNYDYPFQYDRRVYSYLEHIQALPVND, encoded by the coding sequence ATGCGCTCAGAAGAAGAGATGATGTCATTGATCATCCATGTCGCTGAACGTGATGATCGCATTCGAGCTGTCTGCATGAATGGGTCGCGAACGAATGCGAGTGTCCCAAAAGATGTGCTCCAAGATTATGATATCGTCTATCTCGTCTCGGATATCGAGTCATTCAGAATGAATCCTGGCTGGATAGATGACTTTGGTGAAAGGATCATCTTGCAGACCCCGGAGGATATGTGTTTATTTCCGCCGAGTTTAGGAGGTCGCTTCTCTTATTTGATGCTGTTCATGGACGGAAACCGGATTGATTTACAATTGGTCCCCATAGAGCAAAAAGAAAGATATTGCAGGGAGGATAAGCTAACGACCGTCTTGATGGATAAAACGGGCTGTCTTCCCGTGCTTCCTCCTCCCACTGATGAGGGTTATTGGGTGAAAAAACCTACCGTTGAACTTTATAACGATTGCTGCAATGAGTTTTGGTGGGTCTCGACATATGTAGCCAAAGGTTTATGGCGAAAGGAAATTCTTTATGCTCAGGAACATCTTGGCCAAATAAGGAAGATGTTCATTCAAATGCTGGAATGGCAGGTGGGCATTGAAACCGACTATTCCGTTAGCGTCGGTAAATGCGGAAAATATTTGGAGAAATTTTTGTCCGAAGAGAGCTGGTCCCAACTTCTGTCCACATATGCAGATGGAAGGGATGAGAGTGTATGGCAGGCACTGTTTTCCATATGCCGTTCTTTTGAACAAACGGCAATGCTAGTAGGGAAACGATTGAATTATGACTATCCTTTTCAGTATGATAGACGAGTTTATTCATACTTGGAACATATTCAAGCCTTGCCGGTAAATGATTGA